One genomic segment of Sanyastnella coralliicola includes these proteins:
- a CDS encoding ATP-binding protein has protein sequence MPHREIKHSAEQLEEHLEVIEYFAASIFQQNTVDDVLWDIAENCVHRLGFVDCVLYIVDEQRGMLVQKAAFGNKRQDYRKVFQPIEIPLGKGIVGSVALSGEAELIHDVSEDARYIVDDVARASELAVPIISEGRVIGVIDSEHPDPGFFTSHHERVVRNIAIISAQKIARSLVEEENRENARLHTENPNPVFKISYDGELLLANDESKQLLEAILVSDDPSQFDKVKSLVKNSIDEKDRKETVITAGEKQYQVILVPVAERRVVNVYATDVTDLQEAKQQAEKANKAKDEFLSVMSHEIRTPIHAVVSLARLMQSTELNEKQKEFISMIDFSANNLLGLVNDILDFEKIEAERFAFKSLPFKLLDQVQNIKATHGPKAMEKGIDCACHIDFPEDLVVIGDELRLQQILNNLLNNALKFTHRGSVGLSIGIEYSTEETALIRMVVSDTGEGIPPEDLDSIFDAFEQVNRNVYRPEGGTGLGLSITKRLVELQGGNIEVESEVGMGAVFTVRIPYKISNQELSVPADQQSHKYDLQGVDILIVDDNEINLKVAEAFLKQWGAKTRSASNGKEAVEEITKHTPGIVLMDIQMPFMDGFEATQHLRNHGAYDDLPILGLTADVSDRTEQKAYEVGMNKIITKPFKPLVLAELIRSYL, from the coding sequence ATGCCACATCGTGAGATAAAGCATTCGGCCGAACAACTTGAGGAGCACTTAGAGGTAATTGAGTATTTCGCAGCGTCTATATTTCAGCAGAATACTGTTGATGATGTTTTATGGGACATTGCGGAGAACTGTGTACACCGTTTGGGCTTCGTTGACTGTGTGCTCTACATTGTAGATGAACAACGCGGGATGCTTGTTCAGAAGGCGGCATTCGGAAACAAGCGGCAAGATTATCGAAAGGTCTTTCAGCCGATCGAAATTCCCCTCGGAAAAGGTATTGTTGGCTCTGTTGCTTTATCAGGCGAGGCAGAACTGATTCATGATGTAAGCGAAGACGCACGTTACATCGTTGACGATGTTGCGCGTGCTTCTGAATTGGCAGTTCCGATTATTTCTGAAGGAAGGGTCATTGGGGTTATTGATAGCGAACATCCCGACCCTGGTTTCTTTACTTCACATCATGAACGTGTGGTGCGCAACATTGCGATCATTTCAGCGCAGAAAATTGCACGCAGTTTGGTGGAGGAAGAAAACCGAGAAAACGCCAGACTTCACACTGAGAACCCGAACCCCGTTTTCAAGATTAGCTATGATGGCGAGCTTCTACTTGCCAATGATGAGTCGAAACAACTTCTCGAAGCCATATTGGTTTCAGATGACCCAAGTCAGTTTGATAAGGTCAAGTCGTTAGTTAAAAACTCTATTGACGAGAAAGACAGAAAAGAAACGGTGATTACCGCAGGGGAGAAGCAGTATCAGGTCATCTTAGTTCCTGTTGCGGAACGAAGAGTCGTGAATGTTTATGCAACGGATGTAACCGATCTCCAAGAGGCAAAGCAACAAGCTGAGAAAGCAAACAAGGCCAAAGACGAGTTTTTGTCGGTGATGAGTCATGAGATTCGCACACCCATTCACGCAGTGGTTTCTCTTGCGCGATTGATGCAGTCAACGGAACTCAACGAGAAGCAGAAAGAGTTCATTTCTATGATCGATTTCAGTGCAAATAACCTCTTAGGTCTAGTGAACGATATTCTCGATTTCGAGAAAATTGAGGCGGAGCGATTCGCCTTTAAATCACTTCCATTTAAACTGCTTGACCAGGTTCAGAATATCAAGGCAACTCACGGGCCTAAAGCAATGGAAAAAGGAATTGACTGTGCCTGTCACATTGATTTCCCTGAAGATCTTGTTGTCATCGGTGACGAGCTTCGTTTGCAGCAGATTTTGAATAACCTGCTCAACAACGCCCTTAAATTCACTCACCGAGGCTCGGTTGGCCTGAGTATTGGAATTGAATATTCAACAGAGGAAACGGCTCTGATACGCATGGTTGTTTCTGACACTGGCGAGGGAATTCCACCAGAAGATTTAGATTCCATTTTTGATGCCTTTGAACAGGTGAATAGGAATGTCTATCGTCCCGAAGGAGGAACAGGATTGGGGCTTTCGATCACAAAGCGATTGGTAGAGCTTCAAGGGGGGAATATCGAAGTGGAAAGTGAAGTAGGAATGGGGGCTGTCTTCACAGTACGCATTCCTTACAAGATTTCTAATCAAGAACTGAGTGTACCTGCCGATCAGCAGTCGCATAAGTATGACCTACAGGGAGTTGATATTCTCATCGTTGACGACAACGAGATTAATCTCAAAGTGGCTGAAGCCTTTCTGAAACAGTGGGGAGCTAAAACACGCTCAGCAAGCAACGGAAAAGAAGCTGTAGAGGAAATCACTAAACACACACCTGGAATCGTCTTAATGGATATCCAAATGCCCTTCATGGATGGATTCGAGGCAACCCAGCACCTCAGAAATCACGGTGCCTATGATGATCTTCCAATCCTTGGATTGACTGCGGATGTTTCAGACCGTACAGAACAAAAGGCCTACGAGGTTGGAATGAACAAGATCATCACCAAGCCTTTTAAGCCTTTAGTCCTAGCGGAACTTATCCGCAGTTATCTCTAA
- a CDS encoding OmpA family protein, which produces MQKLQLLKHSNGTNLAFVFEMMRATLFLVLSFFLFTTGVSGQDECDYEPGPKVQKLIEKSQDKKKYDSDKRRGFMEEALEEDENCLPCLMRLGESAFKIAKRGNASFGQAESYFERVKERCDEYHSELWYFLGAIYYAEQRYEEALDAFDRFIHFPDDDPSKFDRDYDKKYEEVQGALPYVQFYNDYYRNDGELDIMTVDGVSSVNDDYLPALSPDGEIMFYTRKFMKKAKGDLVSRQVEEFTWSHRTNINADFDGGDALPQPFNMGDNYGGASISVDNRELYIAKRNPAPGNPENIDIFRTRYEYTFDETQGKNVYKWAPLEDLGENINTESGWESQPSLSGDGKTLYFATVRADSKPDRNGNPSTDIYYSSRMPDGSWGPAKPIKGEINTEYNDKAPFMHSDSHTLYFASDRKPSGGGYDIWYTRQQDDGSWSSPRNIGAPINSDDDEHGMIVSSDGEEAYFASRRMRGSRGLDIYSFPLPEDARPEKVVILKGKVEDENGGVPEDARIEINYVQSKEVDVVEVNKDDGAYATIVNVDRAEDVLVQVKAKDAAFNTHIVVDQDEPIPPSVVKLEVKTEEVKRSKPFIIPDIFYATNSSDINRGSKLVLDSFAQYLIENPNISIEIGGHTDDRGGDADNLALSMDRAFEVKGYLESKGVPGKRISAQGYGETRPIEDNSTEEGRAKNRRTEFTITRM; this is translated from the coding sequence ATGCAAAAATTGCAGCTGCTGAAGCACAGTAATGGCACCAATCTTGCGTTTGTATTTGAGATGATGAGAGCAACACTTTTCCTGGTACTATCCTTTTTCCTCTTCACAACCGGAGTTTCCGGACAAGATGAATGCGATTATGAACCCGGACCGAAAGTCCAGAAGCTGATTGAAAAGTCACAGGACAAAAAGAAGTACGACAGTGATAAGCGACGAGGTTTCATGGAAGAAGCCTTAGAAGAAGACGAGAATTGTCTGCCCTGTCTAATGCGTTTGGGAGAATCGGCTTTTAAGATCGCTAAACGCGGAAACGCAAGCTTTGGTCAAGCTGAATCATATTTCGAAAGAGTAAAAGAACGCTGTGATGAATACCACAGTGAACTTTGGTACTTCCTTGGAGCGATTTACTACGCCGAACAGCGCTATGAAGAGGCCCTGGATGCCTTTGACAGATTCATTCACTTCCCTGACGATGACCCCTCGAAATTTGATCGTGATTACGACAAGAAATACGAGGAAGTGCAAGGAGCCCTGCCGTATGTTCAGTTCTACAACGATTATTACAGAAACGATGGAGAACTCGACATTATGACCGTTGATGGCGTTTCTTCGGTAAATGACGATTACCTCCCTGCCCTATCGCCAGATGGCGAAATCATGTTCTACACACGGAAGTTCATGAAAAAGGCAAAAGGTGATCTTGTGAGTCGTCAAGTGGAAGAATTCACCTGGAGTCACCGAACGAACATCAATGCTGATTTTGACGGTGGTGATGCGCTACCTCAACCCTTTAACATGGGAGATAACTACGGAGGTGCAAGTATCTCGGTTGACAACCGTGAATTGTACATTGCGAAGCGAAATCCTGCTCCAGGGAACCCAGAAAACATTGACATTTTCAGAACTCGATACGAGTATACATTTGATGAAACCCAAGGTAAAAATGTCTACAAATGGGCACCGCTAGAAGACTTGGGAGAAAACATCAACACCGAAAGCGGTTGGGAAAGTCAGCCGTCATTAAGTGGTGATGGAAAGACCCTCTACTTCGCCACAGTGAGAGCCGATAGTAAACCTGATCGCAACGGGAACCCTTCCACCGATATCTACTACAGCTCTCGTATGCCAGACGGTTCTTGGGGACCCGCGAAACCAATCAAAGGTGAGATAAACACAGAGTACAACGACAAAGCTCCTTTCATGCACTCAGATAGTCATACGCTCTACTTTGCCAGCGATCGTAAACCGAGCGGTGGTGGTTATGACATCTGGTACACACGTCAACAAGACGATGGAAGCTGGTCTTCACCAAGAAACATTGGCGCCCCGATCAACTCTGACGACGATGAGCATGGGATGATTGTGAGTTCAGACGGTGAAGAAGCCTACTTTGCTTCCCGAAGAATGAGAGGTTCACGAGGTCTCGATATCTACTCCTTCCCGCTTCCTGAAGACGCGCGTCCTGAAAAAGTAGTCATCCTTAAAGGAAAGGTCGAAGATGAAAACGGGGGAGTTCCAGAAGATGCCCGCATCGAAATCAACTACGTACAAAGCAAAGAAGTTGATGTGGTGGAAGTCAATAAAGACGACGGTGCCTACGCTACCATTGTCAATGTTGATCGTGCCGAGGATGTTTTGGTACAGGTAAAGGCCAAAGACGCCGCGTTCAACACCCACATCGTGGTTGATCAAGACGAACCGATTCCGCCAAGCGTAGTGAAGTTGGAAGTTAAAACAGAAGAAGTGAAGCGCTCCAAGCCCTTCATCATTCCTGATATTTTCTACGCCACGAATAGCTCAGACATCAACCGCGGATCTAAACTGGTTCTTGACTCCTTTGCGCAGTACCTGATTGAGAATCCGAACATCTCAATTGAGATTGGCGGACACACCGACGATCGAGGTGGGGATGCTGATAACCTCGCACTTTCCATGGATCGTGCCTTTGAGGTCAAAGGATACTTAGAATCGAAAGGAGTTCCAGGGAAAAGAATCTCAGCCCAAGGTTATGGAGAGACCCGTCCGATTGAAGACAATTCAACCGAAGAAGGGCGCGCGAAGAACCGAAGAACCGAATTCACCATTACCCGCATGTAA
- a CDS encoding tetratricopeptide repeat protein has protein sequence MRKNPSIGILTVALLFSMTSFAQKTATYVAPDRMYRDAVDLFDKEKYAAAQDKFEQYIADDPNEHSERSINAEYYAGLCAMYLFHKDAEYRLETFVADHPESPWVRQVYYELASYNYRRKRYKKALDWFEQTDPRVLPASKQTEFKFKRGHSYFEQKQLEAARQDFYEVKDTEGDFGVPATYYYSHIVYKQGDYETALDGFKKLEKDPNFAPIVPYYITQILYKQGRYDEVLTYAPTFLDSSNVSNTKRLPEISRLIGDSYYRESQYEEAIPYLELYHNEINKKDKSREDFFQMGYCFYQTGKFQEALEYLNESSKEDDELGQSSIYHMADCYLKLDQKPYARTAFREASEMNHNFEIKEDALFNYAKLAFELSYNPFDEAITAFESYLVEYPESPRREEAYEFLLNVYMKTKAYAKALESLDRIENKDTRTKEAYQVVAFNQGVELFKAGNYTQAESFFSKVNTYPVNAALTAEAMFWLAEIAYNEKAYTKATGLYNQFLKEPGGYQSPYYNEANYGAGYSLFNQRKYVSAASSFRKYVDQFKGDDMKRKNDALLRVGDCYYVNKQYDLAIEYYDRAIAEAQFNEDYAMYQKAICYGLKDDNGSEIATLKKIIDTQTDSKFTEAAKYQLGKSYLEANNPGEARFWFENILQEHPNSAYVKNSLLDLCLVYLKLGNNQKVVELWNQIKTTYPNDEVTIDAFNLVENILLEEGLMDELPDNLGLTDADIEKKIYNAAADFAISGDCATAISKLEEYLRKYQPGIYATPANYYIASCYFEQGNTEQALNSYNYVITQPVSDFTEESLIAAATINYNNRNYQQALNHYIELEGVASLEKNELEAQIGQMRCHYLLGQVDYALQYAEKVILNEGTPDEILTTAHLWKGRILQEQGKFDEAYYDYVEVVKRGGKQGAEAKFHMAEIAYAKEAYKAAETEIFELIENFSAYAEWKFKGFLLLSDVYIGLEDLFQARVTLETILDNVSESWVVMEAENKLQALEALENQETRGAEEPEEEIEIDLNEDNK, from the coding sequence ATGCGCAAGAATCCATCCATCGGGATACTGACTGTCGCTCTGCTTTTTAGTATGACATCCTTCGCTCAGAAGACGGCTACTTACGTAGCACCTGATCGAATGTACCGGGATGCTGTAGATCTCTTCGACAAGGAGAAATACGCAGCGGCTCAAGATAAATTTGAGCAATACATTGCAGACGATCCGAATGAACATTCTGAACGTTCAATCAATGCAGAGTACTATGCCGGTCTTTGTGCGATGTATCTCTTTCATAAAGATGCTGAGTACCGCCTCGAAACTTTCGTAGCTGATCACCCTGAGAGTCCTTGGGTTCGTCAGGTGTACTACGAGCTCGCGAGCTATAACTATCGTCGAAAGCGCTACAAAAAGGCCTTGGACTGGTTTGAGCAAACTGATCCTCGTGTACTTCCGGCAAGTAAGCAAACGGAATTCAAGTTCAAGCGCGGACATTCTTACTTCGAGCAAAAACAGCTCGAGGCAGCGCGTCAAGATTTCTATGAGGTGAAAGACACAGAAGGAGACTTTGGTGTTCCAGCAACCTACTACTACAGCCACATTGTATACAAGCAAGGTGATTACGAAACGGCACTCGATGGCTTCAAGAAGTTGGAGAAGGATCCGAACTTCGCGCCGATCGTTCCATACTACATCACACAGATTTTGTACAAGCAAGGGAGATACGATGAAGTATTGACCTACGCTCCTACTTTCCTTGATTCTTCGAACGTATCGAATACCAAGAGACTTCCAGAAATCTCTCGACTGATCGGAGATTCTTACTACCGTGAATCACAGTATGAAGAAGCCATTCCTTACCTAGAGTTATATCACAATGAGATTAACAAGAAGGACAAAAGCCGAGAGGATTTCTTCCAGATGGGTTACTGCTTCTATCAGACAGGGAAATTCCAAGAAGCGCTAGAGTACTTGAATGAATCGTCGAAAGAAGATGACGAACTCGGACAAAGCTCGATCTACCATATGGCGGATTGTTACTTGAAGCTTGATCAAAAGCCTTACGCTCGAACGGCATTCCGCGAAGCGTCAGAAATGAATCACAACTTCGAGATTAAAGAAGACGCCCTATTCAACTACGCGAAACTCGCATTTGAGCTTTCGTACAACCCATTTGACGAGGCCATCACGGCCTTTGAATCCTACTTGGTTGAATATCCTGAGTCTCCTCGTCGTGAAGAGGCTTACGAGTTCTTATTGAACGTTTACATGAAGACTAAGGCGTATGCTAAGGCGCTAGAGTCGCTTGATCGAATTGAAAACAAAGACACGCGAACAAAAGAAGCTTACCAAGTAGTAGCCTTCAATCAGGGCGTGGAACTTTTCAAAGCAGGTAACTACACCCAAGCGGAGTCATTCTTCTCGAAGGTGAACACCTATCCTGTGAATGCAGCGCTGACCGCTGAAGCTATGTTTTGGCTTGCAGAAATTGCATACAATGAAAAGGCGTACACAAAAGCTACTGGTCTATATAATCAGTTCTTGAAGGAGCCTGGAGGATACCAAAGTCCGTATTACAACGAAGCGAATTACGGTGCCGGTTACAGCCTTTTCAATCAGCGCAAATACGTATCCGCTGCTTCTTCTTTCAGAAAATACGTCGACCAATTCAAAGGCGATGATATGAAGCGTAAGAATGACGCTTTGCTTCGTGTGGGTGATTGCTATTACGTTAACAAGCAGTACGACTTGGCTATTGAATACTATGATCGCGCTATCGCGGAAGCTCAGTTTAATGAAGACTATGCCATGTATCAGAAAGCCATCTGTTACGGCTTGAAAGACGACAATGGAAGCGAGATCGCAACCTTGAAGAAAATCATCGATACGCAGACTGATTCTAAATTCACAGAAGCAGCGAAGTACCAACTCGGAAAGAGCTACCTAGAAGCTAACAATCCAGGAGAAGCCCGCTTTTGGTTTGAGAACATTCTTCAGGAACACCCGAACAGTGCTTACGTGAAGAATAGTCTACTGGATTTATGTCTTGTTTATCTCAAGCTGGGTAACAATCAGAAAGTGGTTGAGCTTTGGAATCAAATCAAGACCACCTATCCGAATGATGAGGTGACTATTGATGCATTCAACTTGGTGGAGAATATCCTACTTGAAGAAGGTTTGATGGACGAGCTTCCTGACAACCTTGGTTTGACAGATGCTGACATTGAGAAGAAAATATACAATGCCGCGGCAGACTTCGCCATTTCTGGCGATTGTGCCACAGCGATCTCAAAACTTGAAGAGTACTTGAGAAAGTACCAGCCTGGTATCTACGCCACACCTGCGAATTACTATATCGCGAGCTGCTACTTCGAGCAAGGGAATACTGAACAGGCATTGAACAGTTACAACTATGTCATCACTCAACCGGTGAGTGACTTTACCGAAGAATCACTCATTGCTGCAGCAACGATTAATTACAACAATCGCAACTATCAGCAAGCGTTGAACCACTACATCGAACTTGAAGGCGTCGCTTCACTCGAGAAAAACGAACTCGAAGCTCAGATTGGTCAAATGCGCTGTCACTACCTACTCGGACAAGTTGACTACGCTCTGCAATATGCTGAGAAAGTGATCCTGAATGAAGGAACACCAGATGAGATTCTCACTACGGCTCACCTATGGAAAGGACGCATCCTTCAGGAGCAAGGGAAGTTTGACGAAGCATACTACGACTATGTAGAAGTAGTGAAACGTGGAGGCAAACAAGGAGCCGAAGCGAAGTTCCATATGGCTGAAATCGCTTACGCGAAAGAAGCATATAAAGCAGCGGAAACAGAGATTTTTGAATTGATCGAAAACTTCTCCGCCTACGCGGAATGGAAGTTCAAAGGCTTCCTCCTTTTATCAGATGTCTACATCGGTTTGGAAGATCTATTCCAGGCTAGAGTGACACTCGAAACCATCCTAGACAATGTCTCTGAGAGCTGGGTTGTCATGGAGGCAGAGAATAAACTACAAGCCCTCGAAGCACTGGAGAACCAGGAAACCCGAGGAGCTGAAGAACCGGAAGAAGAAATTGAGATCGATCTCAATGAAGACAATAAATAA
- a CDS encoding DUF4920 domain-containing protein, whose translation MKKLLFIALAAGLYACGGSHDHDGHDHGDHADHNHEQETMEETPAMAVAMYGADFDTTGAAGVAMMASNVEAGNTNGVYKAKIVESCQKMGCWMSVEDAEGQPMMVYMGDHEFFVPKTGVDGLDCYIAGNAYYDTLSVDFQKHLLEDANAPQEEIDAITEEKYEMAFTATGVVIEGYEAPAEMEGDHDHEHDHDGESHEHDHDHEGDHDHDHEGEAASH comes from the coding sequence ATGAAAAAGTTACTCTTTATCGCGTTGGCTGCAGGACTATACGCTTGCGGCGGATCGCACGACCATGACGGTCATGACCACGGTGATCACGCAGATCACAACCACGAACAAGAAACAATGGAAGAAACACCAGCCATGGCAGTTGCTATGTACGGTGCAGACTTCGATACAACTGGCGCTGCTGGTGTTGCTATGATGGCATCAAACGTTGAAGCTGGAAACACGAACGGTGTTTACAAGGCAAAAATCGTTGAGAGCTGCCAGAAAATGGGATGCTGGATGTCAGTAGAAGATGCTGAAGGACAGCCAATGATGGTATACATGGGTGACCATGAGTTCTTTGTACCGAAGACAGGTGTTGACGGGCTTGACTGCTACATCGCAGGAAATGCTTACTACGACACACTTTCTGTAGACTTTCAAAAGCACCTTCTAGAAGATGCCAATGCTCCTCAAGAAGAGATCGATGCGATCACAGAAGAGAAGTACGAAATGGCATTTACTGCTACTGGTGTAGTGATTGAAGGATACGAAGCTCCAGCTGAGATGGAAGGAGACCATGATCATGAGCATGACCATGATGGTGAGAGCCATGAGCATGACCACGATCACGAAGGTGACCACGACCATGACCACGAAGGAGAAGCAGCTTCTCACTAA
- a CDS encoding AsmA family protein, producing the protein MKKFLRIVLVVFLLLIVAIIALPMIFKGRIQEEVINLANDNLTAELAFNDVSLSLISDFPNLTVDLEELSITGLDEFEGLKLVDAKQIIATVDVMSLFGDTIAVKEISLIDPKINVLVMADGSANYDIAKPSEDSENSEDVESAENGGFGLELTSYSIENGSISYVDHTLPMDIQVVDLDHEGSGNFSDVLFTLATNTTIEQLDLVYDGSRYINSAPIDLKADLEIDNAKSKYTFKENELKINELTLQADGYVAMPTDDIEMDIDFAAPGAEIIHLLSMVPADFAHDLAGVQAAGRMDLNGFIRGILSDTSMPGFGLNLSVADGSFNYPDMPQGVENIVIDAVIDATQGIDHDALTVDINQFYMEMANNPVDLKLHVANPYTDPLVDCDVKAKVNFESLSEVIPLEEGDELTGSINADVQLKGRMSAIEEERYNDFTAAGEMVFLDLTYSSDSLPYDMDIRSAYFNFSPQHIELSGFNAMVGKTDIKAEGLITNYLDYALRDSMLTGNFDVRSGMMDLNEFMSEETEELESESEGEGEGESEVGKIELPGNIDFELDLAFDNVLYDDIEISNGSGKMKLRDQVAYMSGVELDMLGGSVVLDGSYDSKPADALLNMDFGIQNFNIKETAEAFGTIEKLAPIAKSCLGSFSTNMHLDCALNAAMEPIEESINGGGGMQTASVYVEKFEPLNKVAGELGIDRLAKQTIDDVNISYRFENGRVFVDPFTIKLEGIPTEIEGSMSFSQELDYRMKMDVPADKLPGNLGSQASNLLQSINDKVGSNINVGTTIPVSMKITGTMDKPKVAGNYGDLIQEQKEEIKEQVIEAVEEAVEEQIDNAKEEAIAKAKEEADQLMADAQAQADQLLSDAKKTADELKAKAYEEAQKVEDSAKNPFEKAAKKLAADKLRQEADNVHAKAIVEAQKKADEILQKAQEQADAKIAAAEAQ; encoded by the coding sequence ATGAAAAAATTCCTGCGTATTGTCCTGGTAGTCTTCCTTCTGTTGATTGTTGCGATCATTGCTTTACCAATGATCTTCAAAGGTCGAATCCAAGAAGAGGTCATCAATCTTGCGAATGACAATCTCACTGCTGAGCTCGCATTTAATGACGTTTCACTATCACTTATTAGTGACTTCCCGAACCTAACCGTCGATCTCGAAGAGCTTTCCATTACTGGATTAGATGAATTCGAAGGACTTAAGCTGGTTGATGCCAAGCAAATCATCGCTACGGTGGATGTCATGAGCCTTTTCGGAGATACGATTGCCGTCAAAGAAATCTCCCTAATCGATCCTAAAATCAATGTTTTGGTTATGGCCGATGGAAGTGCCAACTATGACATTGCGAAACCGAGTGAGGATTCGGAAAACAGCGAAGATGTTGAGTCTGCAGAAAATGGTGGATTTGGACTTGAGCTCACCTCTTACTCCATTGAAAATGGCAGTATCTCATACGTAGATCATACGTTACCAATGGATATACAAGTGGTTGACCTTGACCACGAAGGAAGTGGAAATTTCTCCGATGTACTATTTACGCTGGCAACGAACACAACCATTGAACAGCTTGACCTTGTTTACGACGGAAGCAGGTACATCAACAGCGCTCCCATTGACCTTAAGGCCGATCTGGAGATTGACAACGCGAAAAGTAAATACACCTTCAAGGAGAACGAGCTAAAAATCAACGAGCTCACACTTCAAGCGGATGGATATGTGGCCATGCCAACAGACGATATCGAGATGGACATCGACTTCGCGGCTCCTGGGGCTGAGATCATCCACCTTTTATCAATGGTACCCGCAGACTTCGCCCATGATTTGGCGGGGGTTCAAGCTGCAGGAAGGATGGATCTCAATGGATTTATTCGCGGGATACTCAGTGATACCTCTATGCCAGGGTTTGGATTGAATTTGAGTGTAGCAGATGGAAGCTTCAACTACCCTGATATGCCACAAGGTGTAGAAAACATTGTCATCGATGCTGTCATTGATGCCACTCAAGGGATTGATCACGACGCACTCACCGTTGACATCAACCAATTCTACATGGAAATGGCCAATAATCCTGTAGACCTTAAGCTTCATGTGGCCAACCCGTATACTGATCCATTGGTCGATTGCGATGTAAAGGCAAAAGTCAATTTCGAATCCTTAAGCGAGGTTATTCCATTGGAAGAAGGTGATGAACTTACAGGTTCTATTAACGCTGATGTCCAACTCAAAGGACGTATGTCTGCCATTGAGGAAGAGCGATACAACGATTTCACCGCTGCAGGAGAAATGGTCTTTTTAGATCTCACCTATTCCAGCGATAGCTTGCCATACGACATGGATATTAGAAGCGCCTATTTCAACTTCTCGCCGCAACATATTGAGTTAAGTGGCTTCAACGCCATGGTGGGAAAAACAGACATAAAGGCCGAAGGTCTGATCACCAATTACCTTGATTATGCGCTTCGTGACTCTATGCTCACCGGAAATTTTGACGTCCGTTCCGGCATGATGGATCTGAATGAATTCATGAGTGAAGAAACGGAAGAATTAGAATCAGAATCAGAAGGAGAAGGAGAAGGAGAGTCAGAGGTTGGAAAGATTGAGTTACCTGGGAATATTGATTTTGAATTGGATCTCGCCTTTGACAATGTACTGTATGACGACATCGAGATTTCGAATGGTTCTGGGAAAATGAAACTGCGGGACCAAGTAGCTTACATGTCTGGAGTTGAGCTCGACATGCTAGGAGGAAGCGTCGTGCTCGATGGAAGTTATGATTCAAAGCCAGCGGATGCTCTTTTGAACATGGACTTCGGTATCCAAAACTTCAACATCAAGGAGACCGCAGAGGCCTTTGGAACCATCGAGAAACTCGCTCCCATCGCTAAGAGCTGCCTCGGAAGCTTTAGTACCAACATGCACCTGGATTGTGCGTTGAATGCAGCCATGGAACCTATTGAAGAATCCATCAATGGAGGCGGAGGTATGCAAACGGCCAGTGTTTACGTGGAAAAATTCGAACCACTTAATAAGGTCGCCGGCGAATTGGGAATCGATCGTTTGGCAAAACAGACCATTGATGATGTCAACATCTCCTACCGTTTCGAAAACGGACGTGTTTTCGTTGATCCATTTACGATCAAACTTGAAGGAATTCCAACAGAGATTGAAGGTAGTATGAGCTTCTCACAGGAACTTGATTACCGCATGAAAATGGATGTCCCTGCGGATAAATTACCCGGAAACCTGGGGAGTCAAGCGTCAAATCTTCTGCAATCGATCAATGACAAAGTGGGCAGTAATATCAACGTGGGCACCACCATTCCAGTCAGCATGAAGATTACCGGAACCATGGACAAACCAAAGGTTGCAGGGAATTACGGCGATTTAATCCAAGAGCAAAAGGAAGAGATCAAAGAACAGGTGATTGAAGCAGTGGAGGAAGCTGTCGAAGAGCAAATTGACAATGCAAAGGAAGAAGCTATTGCCAAGGCCAAAGAAGAAGCAGACCAGTTGATGGCTGATGCACAAGCCCAAGCTGATCAGCTCTTATCCGATGCCAAAAAAACCGCTGACGAACTCAAGGCAAAAGCATACGAAGAGGCACAAAAAGTAGAAGACAGTGCAAAAAATCCTTTCGAAAAGGCGGCTAAAAAGCTCGCGGCAGATAAATTGCGCCAAGAAGCTGACAATGTACATGCGAAAGCTATAGTAGAAGCCCAGAAGAAAGCAGATGAAATTCTACAAAAAGCCCAAGAGCAAGCAGATGCAAAAATTGCAGCTGCTGAAGCACAGTAA